The nucleotide window GTGGTGGCCAGTCTCGTGCGCACGATCCGACGCGCCCTCGCGCCCGACCCACGATCGCGTCGGTCCACCGGAACAGTCCTCTCCCCGGCGTTCGTCCGCCGTCGCACACAGTTCGACTCCGTCAAGGCGTTCTGTGCAGCCTGTCCGTGTGACGGCGACACGGTCGGGGCCGTCCAGCGGCTCTCGGCGGACGAGCGCGACGCGTTCGTGGCGCGAACGACCGACTTCGAGACCTGGACGGCGATGAAACAGAGCGGTGCGGTCACGGACCTCCTCGAACGGGCCGTCTGATCAGCCGAGTCCCGGGAGCGCTGCGAGCGCGTGATAGAGCGCGAAGCTGATCGCGCCACCGCCGACCATCGACGCGATCCACGCGCCGAGGGTGTAGCCGGTCTTCGTCGCGGAGACGCCGTCCGACCCGGAGGCCCGCCCCACGAGTCCAGCCCCGACGATACTCGAAATCATCACCTTGTTGAACGAGATGGGATAGCCCAGCGCGATCGCGGCCTGCGCGACGAGAAAGGCCGGGATGAACGCAGCGATCGCACGCTTCGGCCCGAGTGACGCGTACTCCCGGGCGACGGCCTGTATCAGGCGTGGCGATCGCATCCAGCCCCCGAGCAGAATGCCGACTGCCCCGAGTCCGAGCAGATAGATCGAGGGCAATCCGAGCGATGAGGTGACGACGGACTCCAGGGGGCCCGTGGCGAGGCCGACCTGTGACCCGCCACTGGTGAACACGACGACGAGCGCGAGGCCGACCAGCATCCGGTCGATGCCGGTCGAGACGTCACGACGGAGTTGCCAGTAGGCCACGCCGGCCGTGAACAGCCCGATCGCGCCCCCGACGAGGAGGCCCCCGGCGGTGCCCGTCGAGAGACCGAGCGCTCGGGCGACGACGCCAGCGATCGACCCCGGCCCGCCGCCCGGACTCGGGAGGACGGCGAGCCGAATCGTCGCGAGCGCGGAGCCGACGCCACCGGCGAGCAGCGCGATACTCGGGGGATCCGCGACCCGGTCGTCCAACAGGAGCCAGGCGATCGCGTACGCGAGGACCCCCTCGACGATCGGGATCGCGAGCCAGAAGCCCAGGATCTTGGCGTACGTCGCGGCCGCGAAGCCGCCACCCAGCGCGATCCCCGCGCCGATCGCCGCACCGGTGACCGTGAACGCGGAGGGGATCGGATAGCCACGGGAGTTGCCGATGGTGATCAGCGTGGCCGCCGTGAGAAGCGTCGCGGTCGCGGCCAGCGGCGTGATCGTGACGCCGGTGACCAGTCCGTGGCCGATGGTCTCCGAGATGCGGCCCCCCTGGGCCACCGCCCCGAGCGCGGCGACGATCCCGACCAGGAGCGCCCCGCGAAGCGTCGATATCGCGTTCGCCCCGACGGCCGGCGCGATCGGTGCGGAATTGCTGTTCGCGCCGACGGTGAACGACATGAAAAGCGATGCGACGAGCGCCACGGCGACGAGACCAGCGAGTGATGACATTGGAATCAGTCGGTGGGACCCGGCGGAACCGTCTCGACAGGCCCCATTCCCGATCTGATGCCTTTCACTCTGTCGGTCGCGCTCGTCTCGCTCCCCCGGATCGGCAGCCAGTCGGGACGAGCGCAGGTGCGCGCCGGGCCACAACCGTACTCACGTCACGGTCCGCGGGACACCGGGCCCGACGACCGACCGCGTCAGGTCGGTCTCACTCCCCGAACGCCGCCAGGCCGAGTTCGCGCGTCCCCGCGAGGTACCGCTCGATCCGGTCGGCATATAGTACATCAGGAGTCTCGGAGCGGATTATGATAGTAATAGTCAGCCACTCTGAAGCACTTCATTCCAATAATTATATCAAACGACCTCGACCATATTCCGGTAACGAATGGCAAGCCGAGACCCGGACGAGCTGCGTGAAGAGTTAGAATCTGTCGAATTTGCCACCAATGAGCAGACACTAGCTGAACTGCGGTCCGAAGCGCGCGAAACGGTCAATGCCCAAATCAACACTCTCGACGACATCGACACCAAGGCAAGCAAAATACTCCGTCTCAATATCGTTCTGATCGGTATATTGGTATCTGGGCTATCAATCATAGCTCAATTTGGGAATGGTCCAAATTTCCCAGAAATTTCCAACTTCTTGAATGGCTACGTCACTCTCGGAACTGTATCAATCGTCCTCTCGACTGCATTTGCAGCCATGACATATACTGCTTCAGAGCAAGACATCGGACTGAGCCACGAAAATCTGAGTGCACTTCTTCAAGCCGATCTTGACCGTTCTGAAGCCGAAACTCTAATGTTGAAAAACTATATTGTACGTATAAACTTCAACAGAAGCACCAATGTACGCAATATTCCACTCATCCAACTCACGATTCTATTTGCAGTCATTGCTGTCGTGAGTTTCGTTCTTGGAGTACACGAAGCTCTGGTCGGGCCTGTCCCTGGGCTATATGTCTTTGGTACATTACTTGTCATTCTTACCGTTGTGGCTGTTTCCGGCGTCGTCAAGCAGATCTATCGAGCCATTCGTGATTACATCGAGTGGCGGTAGCCGAATCCTTAACCGTCTCTCAGTACAATGCGAACGTATGACCGACGACGCAAGTGAGGACAGTGAAAGAAAACAGGCTCACCAAAGCAAACTGGAAGGTGGCGAGATTGTCACTGACAGCGACCTCGAAAAAGCTCAAAAGAGTGTCCTGAATGGTGGCGAACGGGTTTCGAAAGGCGGACAGCGGGGCCGTGACACAGACGACGAGTAGTATTCGTCACTATAGGTGGTTGCCGTCATCGTTCGGTCGTGTTCAGATGATTGTGTGACATAGCCGAGTCTCCTCTGAAAGCCCCTCGCCCTTTCGATCCACCAGGACATTAATGCCCATAGACTGGCGATACGACCGAGTTCCTGGCGGCCTGCGAAAATCGAAGATTTTCGGGCGACCAGAATACGAAGTTTTCTGGTAAACTGAAAGGGCGAGGCCGCCTCGCGTGCATCTCAGCCGGCACTATCCGAGCGCCAGCGAGGATATCCGGCTGAGTGTGCGCGAGCGTGCCGAGGGCTTTCAATCTTCTTTCCTGGATCGACGGAGAGGATCTGAAACAGACATTTTGGGCTTGTTTAGACGCCTAATTTCACGGTCCTGAGTGGCTCACACTCACTTCGATGTTTCTGACAGCGCATTTCAGGACGAGTTCGCGGAACTGACCGAACCAGGTTCGGGCGCGAACGATCTCGCCGTATTTGCGCCGGAGCGCGAAAAATGTCGACTCGACGTTCGAGCGTTGATGGTAGATCGTGTCATCTTGCAAGATATTGTTCGCGACGCCGTACCAGCCGAATTCGCGGTGACGAATCACTGGTTTAACGCCTTCTGCACGCAGTCGTTGGCGAAGGAGCCACCAGTCGTACCCTTTGTCGGCGGTAAGAATGCTCAGTTTGTCGAGGTTCCGCTTCACCATTTGCCAGCCGATCTTGGAGTCGTGCGGTTGTTTCATCGAGCAATGTATGTCGAGAATCGCATTTGTATCGCAGTCGATCAACGTGGTCACTTTCACCGCCTGGAACGTGTAGTTCGTCCGTTTTGCATAGTGTTGGCTGGCAGCGATCCGATCCATGCCGGTTGCGTCGATCGCCTGAACGTCGCCGATGTCGTGCAGTTCCGCCGATAACCGCAAAAGGACGCGCCAGATTCGCATTTCGAGGTCTTGCTTGCGCGTACAAACGGTGGTAAAATCGGGAAGTTCAGTTACCGCTAGGTCGAGCTTCGAAACGATTCCAGGCATCTCGTGGAGTACGTCCAGCAGCCGCCGGTACGGGTGGTCGAGATATTCTCTGAGACCGTGAATTACCACGATTACCCAGTCTGCGTACCCTCCGTCACCGGCCTGGTACGCTGGATCTGGCTCACCGACGACGGCTTTTTGAGCGAGCGAAACGATGCGACCAGTGAAGCGGGCGAGTTTCGTAGGCACAAACTCCGTTTCCCGCTTCACTTCCTAGTATCTTCGACAATTAGACGCTCTTACTAGCGTCTAAACACGGCCGACATTTTCAGAGGCTAAACAAGACCCACAACACCAGCTCTTGAAACAGTTCTATTTTCATTCAATGTGCCCCACATATTACTAAACCTAACCTCCATTTGGTGTGTTTCGGTTTCCTGACTCTCACCCCCCGAACGCCGCCAGGCCGAGTTCGCGCGTCCCCGCGAGATACCGCTCGATCCGGTCGCGATCCCACCCCACCGGCGCGACGACCTCCTCGCAGGCACGAAGTACGCGATCCGCGTAAAACGCCGGGTCGAACGCGCCGTCCTCGAAGGGTAAGCGGACGCGCTCTGGACCCTGGCGTGTGTCGTCGCTGACGACGTACCGCACGTCCCGGCCCGCACCGACCGCGAGGCCCGCTCGCTTGGCACGCGCGAGCGCGTCGGCGGTGCGCGTATGCCGATCGTACGCCCCGGGATCGCGGGTGGCGCGCGTTCGGATGACGAGATCCTCGGCATCGACCGCGCCGCGCTCCAGGCGGTCGATCGCACGCTGGGCGCGCTCACAGACGGGTTCGGGATCGCGCTCCCGATCGAAGGTTTCGATGAGCGCCTTTTGCGTCTCGGCCACGTACTCGCAGGTCGAACGCCGGCGGGCGGCGATTCCGCGGCGCTTGTACTCCTCGCGATCGGCGACCCGGCCGAAATACCGCGTGAGCGCGCCCGCCCGGGAGTCCTTGCGCGGGACGAACGCGACCCAGTCGAATCGGTCTTCGAGTTCGAGGTCGATCCCGACCGTCTCCGAGATCGACGCCGCCACGTCCGCGATCGGGTCGGGATCCTCGCCCGCGGTGACCCAGAGGCTGTCGACGATGCCGTGGACGACCCGCCAGCCCGCCGCTTCGAGGCGGTCTTTCGCGTCCAGCAGGATCTCCCGCGCGAACGCGTTGATCGCCTCGTGGGCCTCGATCCGGCCGAACTTCGCGTTGCGATACCCCTGATAGCCGAACGACGAGACGAGAATCCACTTCAGGGCGTCGGCCTGGGCCGCGAGGCGGTCGCGTTCGGCGTCGCTGATTCCGTCCGCAGCCATCCGGGCTTTCATCGCCGCGCGATCCTCGATCAGCGGCGCGAGCACGTCGGCCATGAAGCCCCGATCGTCGCAGATCGAGTACTCCAGCCCGGGCACGCGATCGTTCGCACAGCAGTCACAGCCGACGGTCTCGGGGCTGACGTTGTACTCGACCATGATCGAGGGGTACAGCGAGGCGAAATCCACCTCGATGACGTCCTCGTGGACGCCGACCGACGGCGCGAACGTGAAGCCGCCGCGATCGGCGTCGTACAGCGTCGGCACCGTCGTAAACGCCTCGGGCTCCCACTTGTTCCAGGGGACGAGCACGTCACGCGCGCGGGCCTCGCGGATCTCGATCGAGGTGAGGATCGTCCCGATCGACCCGCGCGCGGTCGCCTGGAGTGGGCGACGCGAGCGCTCGGCGAGGTCGCGCAGGCCCGGGAGGCCGCCATCGTCGTGCAGAAATGAGCCCTCGCGATCGACGATCACGCGCCCGGGGACAGAATATCGCGCCGGCGAGTGGAGCACCCGGCCGTAGCTCTCGACGGTGTTCGCACCGGCGCGCTGGTCGAGGCCCGGGCGTCGCCCGAGCGGGCAGTCGATCCCGTGGCGATCGGCCGCCGCGGCGACCAGCGGGACGATCTCGCCCGTCGAGCAGACCAGCACGTCGGGATCGTCGCGGTCCAGCCGGTCGGCGAGCGTGGCGAGCGTCCGCGCCTCGCCGCCGTCGATCGGGTCGCCGTCGATGAGGAGCCCGGACAGATCGTCGTCGGCGCGAGCGGCCGCCGGAAGGTCCAACGCGAGCGTGCGCAGGTCGCGATCGGGCACCGGCGACCGGCCGGTGTCGAGACAGTAGCGGGCCCCGGGATCGAGGTCGACGTCGTACAGGCGCAGGGTGCCCGGCCCGAACGACCCCGCCTCGTGGTGCGTGCGGATCTCGCGGGCGAGCGTCCGGATCTCCCCGACGCGCTCGACGGCGACCCGCAAGACTGGCTCGCGCTCGTCGGCGTGCAGGTCGGGAAAGCGGTGGACGGTCGCCATGTCCCCGACTTTGGGGTCGTCGGCCAGCGCGGCCCGGACGTGCGTGCGCGCTTTCGAGGGCCCGCCGACGAACAGCGCCGGCGTGTAGGCGTGCCGCTCGGGCCGGGCGCTCGCGGCGGTGGTTGCCCAGACGATCGCGTCGCCGTCCTCGAACTGAACGGTGAGCATGGTCAGTCGTCCAGGCGTCGCTCCAGCCGATCGACCCGGGCAGAGAGTGCCTCGATCTCGCCTTCGAGCGCCTCGATCCGCTCGTCGCGTTCGCTGCGGGCATGTTCGTGGGCGAGCGCGATCGAGAGCAGGAGTGCGATGTCGGGATCCGTCGCGTTGCAGTAGCCCGCGGCGTCGGCGAACTGCCGGGCGTGCTCGAACAGGCGATCGAACGCGGGCCGATAGGGCCGCCGGAGCGCCCGGCGAAACGGCTGGAAGGCCTGCTCGCGCGAATCGAGCGTATCCCGATAGGTGGGTGTCGTCCGCCCCATCGTCACCCCTCCACCCGGGGGACGCGCTCGTGGACGGCCGCGCGAGCGTGCGCGTCGACCGGGCCGAACAGATCGAGCCAGTAGGCGATCGTCGTCTGCCAGTAGCCCGGGCCGCGATAGGCCGGCGTCTCGACGTCGGGCCCGACGTAGCGGTGGCCCTCGCTCGTCGCCTCGCAGGTGATCACCCGGTCGGCGGCCGACCGAACGCGATCGGCGAGCGCGCCCGCCGTCGAGGCGAGCACGGGAATCGATCGGGCCTCCGCGAGACCGGCGAGCGCTTCGAGCGACGACCGGAGCAAGGGCTCCCGGTCGTACTCGGGCACGTCCGGATCGGCGTACAGCGCACCGACGTTGGCGGCGACGACCAGGCCCGTCCGCGGGCCCGCCTGCTGGAGGGTCCGCCGGACGAGCGAGTGGTGCTGGTAGGCCGTAAAGGCGCGGGCGACCCGCACGGAGCGCAGGCGGCGGTCGTGATCGACCAGATCGTAGAACACCCGCGTCGAGGCGGCGTTCCGGGCGTCGATCCAGAACGTTCGGCCGTCGCGGGCGGCGTGCGCCGACAGCGCCAGGCGGTGCAGCGACGGCGACCGCGCGTCGGGCGTCTCGAGCACGGTCAGGCCGGGGTCGAGATCGGGCAGGAGATCCATAGCGGATCGAGGCGGGCCGCCCGGAAAACCGCGACCGGGGCGGTGCCGGGCGTTCCGGATCGGCGTGGGCGGGCGAGATTGGAGGCGTACGGGGCGCTCGTCGCCGGACCGGGATTTCCGAATCGGTTTCCGAAACGCTACGCGCTCCCCTCGCGGAACCGCTCGATCGGGACGCGATCGATCCCGTCGTAGTCGTCGTCGCCACCGACCAGGAGCGTTCCCTCGACGTGTTCGGCGGTCGCCAGCGCGAACGCGTCGCCGAGCGCGGGGTTGGCCGCGAGGACGTACTCCGCGGCCGCCCGCCACACCTCCTCGACGGCGACCGTCTCGATGCCGAGCGTGGTGAGCCAGTCGAGATACTCGTCGCTCGTCGCACGGTCGTACTTCCGGGCGATCGTGTACCGAATTTCGGTGCGGGTCACTGGGCTGGCGTAGCCGGTCGTCTCCCCGAGTGCGACGGCGTCGAGGTACGTCTCGACGACGTCACTCCCGGGTTCGTCGTCCGCGTGCGCGATCAGCGGTTCGGCGTCGAAGACGACGCGATCGGGGACCGTCATTAGTCGTCAGGTTCCCGCCGATCGCGCTCGTTGCGGTCCTGCTCACGCTTCTCGCGCAGAATTTCGGTCGCGGGCCGGTCGCTGTCGCTGTCGTGCCGGGCGGCGAACCCTCGCATCTCGCTGGGCGATCGGATGGCCTCGACGACGACGCCGTCCTCGCGCTCCCGGAAGCGCACGGTGCCCGGGGCCTCGATCCCGAGTTTCTCCCGGAACCGCTTCGGGATGGTCGCCTGGCCGTGTTTGGTCACCGCGACGACCTCCGTCTCAGACTCGTTCTCTGACTGGCTCATTGTTCAGAGATAGCTGTCGTTCATAGGTAAGTGTTTCTCTGATTCGTGTGGCGGACGGACCAGCACCGAGGAACCCGAGACGGCGCTCGCGATGGCGACCTCGCGGTGCGAACGACCGACTTGGACGCGAAGCGCCCCGATACCCGGCGAGGACCGACGTGCGCACGAGGGTGGTGAGATCCGGCCTCATCGAGTGCGCGGAGCCGTGAGACGTTTGCAGACCGCGGTCGTACACTGTCTGAAATCGACATGACACGCGAAATCGACCCGACACCACAGGCGGAGTATTTCAATTTCGAAGACGAGGTCGCGTTCGTCTCCGGGGCGGCGAGCGGCATCGGGCGCGCGACGGCGCTGTCGTTCGCACAGGAGGGTGCCGACGTGGTCGTCGCCGACATCGACGAGGCGGGCAACCGGAAGACGGCCGACCGCATCGAAGACCTCGGCAGTACGGCGCTAGCCGTGACGTGTGACCTGCGGGAGGCCAACGATGTCGAGGCGGCCATCACGCAGCGATCGACGAGTTCGGTCGCCTCGACTACGCCTGCAACAACGCTGGCGTGGAACAGCGCTCGGTCAAAACCGCGGACCTCCCGGTCAAGGAGTTCGATCGCGTCGTCGATACCGACCTGCGCGGCGTCTTCCTCGCGATGAAAGCGGAGATCCCACACGTCCGCGAACAGGGCGGAGCGATCGTCAACGTCTCCTCGGGTGCGGGCGTCGCGGGCTTTCCCGAATCCGCCTACGTCGCCGCGAAACACGGCGTCGTCGGACTGACCCGATCGGCCGCGCTGGAATACGCCGAGACGGACATGCGAATCAACGCCGTCTGTCCGGGGATCGTCGACACGTCGATGATGGACCGCGTCACCGACGGCAGAGACGGCGGCCGGGAGGACGTGGTCGATCAGGAGCCGATCGGTCGGATGGGCGAACCCGACGAAATCGCGAACGCCGTTCTCTGGCTGTGTTCGGACGCCGCGTCGTTCGTCCTCGGCCATCCGATGGTCGTCGACGGTGGCCAGACAGTGTAGACTGCGCTGGCGGGCGCGACCGGTCGCTACACCTCGACGACCGAATACCGCCGATCGCGCGTCTCGCCCTCGGCGCGGATCAACCCGTACTGATCGAGTTTCGCACAGTAGTTGCGCATCATTCGGCGGCTACGCGGCTCTGCGACGCGTGCGCTGTAGGCGTCGTACAGCGGTCCCGGCGCGATCTCGCCGGCCTCGCGAATCGCCGCGTAGACCGCACGCTGATGCTCACCGAGCGTCTCCAGGCGGCGCTCGCGGATCGTCGAGCGGGCGGTCGGGACCGCATCGGCGAGGTCCCGATCGGCGATCCGATCGCCACCGCGGCGTTCGGCCGCCCGGGCCGCCGCACGCAGCGCGTCGATGGCGACGCGGGCGTCCCCGCCCGCCCGGTCGGCGATCGTCCGCAGTCCGCGTTCGTCGATCGCGCCCGGGTCGAGGCCGCGCTCGGCGCGCGAGGCCAGGATCGCCCCGAGTTCGTCGACGCCGTACCGATCGAAGTTGACGGTCACGCCACCCCGGAGGCGGCTGTCCAGGCGGTCGTCGAGGTCCGCGAACAGCTCCGCCTCGCGGTTGGCGATCAAGACGAGCGTCACCTCGGGAGTCGCGTTGAGATCGTAGAGCAGGTCGGTCGAACTGAGCTGATCGACCTCGTCGAGGACGGCGACGAAGGGCCCATCGAGGGCCCCGCGAAACCGCTCGCGGAGCGCGTCGATCGCCGTCGACTGGCGGTGGACGTCGGTGGTGTCACCCACCGCGTCGAGCAGGCGACGGCGGACGGCAAACGGCGACCCGTCACGCCAGCAGTTGACGTACTGGGCGTCGAGTCCGGGCAACTGCTCGCGCAACTGTCGCAGCGTGTAGCGGGCGACACAGGTCTTGCCCGCGCCCGTCGGGCCGAACAGGGAGGCGTTCTCGCCGGGCTGGTCGTCGAGCAGTGGATCCAGCGCCGTCGAGAGCCGGTCGATCTCCTCGTGGCGATGCTCGACGTCCCGTGGCACGAACTGGGCCGTGAGGACGCGAGCGTCGGTGATCATTCGGTCAGAATAGGGTACTCGGACAGTAAAGTGGTCGGGCCTACAGCCGATCGAGCGCCGCGAGCGTCTCGGCGGCCTCGCGAGCGGCCGCGAGGTGGTCCTGTGCACGGCGCGGATCGGACGTCTCGGCCGCCGCGGTCGCGAACCGTTCGAGCGTGGTCTCGACCGCCGCGCGACTGTCGACGATCGCATCGCCGGAGCGGTCGGCCACCGTGGTCTGGGCGTTCTGCGCGGTCGATCGATCGGCCCCCTGCTCGGGGACCAGCGGGTCGCGCCCGGCCTCCCCGGAGCGGTCGACGGTCGGGGAGCGATCGGCCGCCGACTGGTCGGCCGCGGCACGGTCGCCAGTCGACGGCTCGGCCGCGGCGGCGGACGCGTCGGACGGCGATCGGTCGCTCTGGGACGGATCGGCGGACTGGGCGTCGGCAGCTCCGTCGGCATCGGCCTCACGCTGGGGAATCAGGTGGTCGACGTCGTCGGCCTCCGCGTCCGACTCCTCGACCGCGACGGCCTCCTGGCAGGTCGGGCAGAACTCCTCGTCGTTCTGGCGGAAGATCGGATCGCCACACGTCCCACAGTGGGCGTTGGTCATCGTCGCCCCCTTGAGCAGGAGGTCACTCATCCGCTGGGTCGACTCCCGATCGGCCTGATCCTGTTCGTACTGTTCGCGGAGGCGCTCGCGTTCGGCCTCCTCGTCGAACTCGCTCATACCGGACGTGAGGGTCCGAGCACCCAAAAGGATACGGAAGCGGGGATCGGCCGGGAGCGGGCCAGAACGGGCCGATCGCTACACGCGATCGCGGATGACTTTGAGATTCTCCTCGGGCCCCCACCGGCCGCCGAACGTGAACAGCCACACGACGCCCAGGCCGATCACGTACGTCGCCGCGATGGGCAGGCCAAGGACGAGCATCTTCGCGACGCCCTGTGAGGTGACCGCCATCGTCACCACGAACGACCCGAGCACGGCGACCCGCCAGTGCCGGCGGAGTGCGGCATAGGTGAGGATCCCACCGTAGTGGAACAGGACCATCGAGACGGGCACCATCCCGAGCAGGCCCACGCCGACCGTGGTGTAGACCACCAGCCACCCGAAGTTCTTGATCTGGTAGGCGATGATCATGTTCGCGC belongs to Halococcoides cellulosivorans and includes:
- a CDS encoding inorganic phosphate transporter — protein: MSSLAGLVAVALVASLFMSFTVGANSNSAPIAPAVGANAISTLRGALLVGIVAALGAVAQGGRISETIGHGLVTGVTITPLAATATLLTAATLITIGNSRGYPIPSAFTVTGAAIGAGIALGGGFAAATYAKILGFWLAIPIVEGVLAYAIAWLLLDDRVADPPSIALLAGGVGSALATIRLAVLPSPGGGPGSIAGVVARALGLSTGTAGGLLVGGAIGLFTAGVAYWQLRRDVSTGIDRMLVGLALVVVFTSGGSQVGLATGPLESVVTSSLGLPSIYLLGLGAVGILLGGWMRSPRLIQAVAREYASLGPKRAIAAFIPAFLVAQAAIALGYPISFNKVMISSIVGAGLVGRASGSDGVSATKTGYTLGAWIASMVGGGAISFALYHALAALPGLG
- a CDS encoding IS5 family transposase, encoding MKRETEFVPTKLARFTGRIVSLAQKAVVGEPDPAYQAGDGGYADWVIVVIHGLREYLDHPYRRLLDVLHEMPGIVSKLDLAVTELPDFTTVCTRKQDLEMRIWRVLLRLSAELHDIGDVQAIDATGMDRIAASQHYAKRTNYTFQAVKVTTLIDCDTNAILDIHCSMKQPHDSKIGWQMVKRNLDKLSILTADKGYDWWLLRQRLRAEGVKPVIRHREFGWYGVANNILQDDTIYHQRSNVESTFFALRRKYGEIVRARTWFGQFRELVLKCAVRNIEVSVSHSGP
- a CDS encoding type B DNA-directed DNA polymerase, whose protein sequence is MLTVQFEDGDAIVWATTAASARPERHAYTPALFVGGPSKARTHVRAALADDPKVGDMATVHRFPDLHADEREPVLRVAVERVGEIRTLAREIRTHHEAGSFGPGTLRLYDVDLDPGARYCLDTGRSPVPDRDLRTLALDLPAAARADDDLSGLLIDGDPIDGGEARTLATLADRLDRDDPDVLVCSTGEIVPLVAAAADRHGIDCPLGRRPGLDQRAGANTVESYGRVLHSPARYSVPGRVIVDREGSFLHDDGGLPGLRDLAERSRRPLQATARGSIGTILTSIEIREARARDVLVPWNKWEPEAFTTVPTLYDADRGGFTFAPSVGVHEDVIEVDFASLYPSIMVEYNVSPETVGCDCCANDRVPGLEYSICDDRGFMADVLAPLIEDRAAMKARMAADGISDAERDRLAAQADALKWILVSSFGYQGYRNAKFGRIEAHEAINAFAREILLDAKDRLEAAGWRVVHGIVDSLWVTAGEDPDPIADVAASISETVGIDLELEDRFDWVAFVPRKDSRAGALTRYFGRVADREEYKRRGIAARRRSTCEYVAETQKALIETFDRERDPEPVCERAQRAIDRLERGAVDAEDLVIRTRATRDPGAYDRHTRTADALARAKRAGLAVGAGRDVRYVVSDDTRQGPERVRLPFEDGAFDPAFYADRVLRACEEVVAPVGWDRDRIERYLAGTRELGLAAFGG
- a CDS encoding PIN domain-containing protein; translation: MTVPDRVVFDAEPLIAHADDEPGSDVVETYLDAVALGETTGYASPVTRTEIRYTIARKYDRATSDEYLDWLTTLGIETVAVEEVWRAAAEYVLAANPALGDAFALATAEHVEGTLLVGGDDDYDGIDRVPIERFREGSA
- a CDS encoding AbrB/MazE/SpoVT family DNA-binding domain-containing protein translates to MSQSENESETEVVAVTKHGQATIPKRFREKLGIEAPGTVRFREREDGVVVEAIRSPSEMRGFAARHDSDSDRPATEILREKREQDRNERDRREPDD
- a CDS encoding Cdc6/Cdc18 family protein gives rise to the protein MITDARVLTAQFVPRDVEHRHEEIDRLSTALDPLLDDQPGENASLFGPTGAGKTCVARYTLRQLREQLPGLDAQYVNCWRDGSPFAVRRRLLDAVGDTTDVHRQSTAIDALRERFRGALDGPFVAVLDEVDQLSSTDLLYDLNATPEVTLVLIANREAELFADLDDRLDSRLRGGVTVNFDRYGVDELGAILASRAERGLDPGAIDERGLRTIADRAGGDARVAIDALRAAARAAERRGGDRIADRDLADAVPTARSTIRERRLETLGEHQRAVYAAIREAGEIAPGPLYDAYSARVAEPRSRRMMRNYCAKLDQYGLIRAEGETRDRRYSVVEV
- a CDS encoding Sjogren's syndrome/scleroderma autoantigen 1 family protein is translated as MSEFDEEAERERLREQYEQDQADRESTQRMSDLLLKGATMTNAHCGTCGDPIFRQNDEEFCPTCQEAVAVEESDAEADDVDHLIPQREADADGAADAQSADPSQSDRSPSDASAAAAEPSTGDRAAADQSAADRSPTVDRSGEAGRDPLVPEQGADRSTAQNAQTTVADRSGDAIVDSRAAVETTLERFATAAAETSDPRRAQDHLAAAREAAETLAALDRL